In one Sporomusa sphaeroides DSM 2875 genomic region, the following are encoded:
- a CDS encoding FUSC family protein, translating into MKIGARIIKTGIAVTITMFICNTLNLEPAFFGAVSAIVNMQPSILLTIESAKDQVMVHILGVSVGLICGYTLGNHPIIMGLVTILLIYLHIKFNFQSSITMGIIAALFILSSSAEQFLPHALMRTAVIFVGLLVAMLVNITLWPPRYQQQLKEQLQKSNQQIVRYFCQAIQDYVELEDTQPPLRLELKESVHAINKESRKLMNFMRREGELVKPGASEQEDWLALAEKLIDYNQSLLRKADRVYEILPPRFERRLQLGSPPIAPSFRVILELLASSCNTITRVNEKILSVIIDGAAVEPEEINEEYWEKLTQAIEQFQADPNNIDYVHPLLDIAVTANEIKWASRQAKKLLADIVQQTTDSHEN; encoded by the coding sequence ATGAAAATAGGAGCCCGTATTATAAAAACAGGTATTGCGGTAACCATCACCATGTTTATCTGCAATACGCTTAACCTGGAACCGGCCTTTTTCGGCGCAGTCTCGGCTATTGTTAATATGCAGCCATCAATACTGCTGACCATTGAATCAGCCAAAGACCAGGTTATGGTGCACATTTTAGGAGTTTCCGTTGGCCTGATATGTGGCTACACCTTAGGCAACCATCCCATTATTATGGGACTTGTAACGATTCTGCTTATATATTTACATATAAAATTTAACTTTCAGAGCAGTATCACCATGGGAATTATTGCGGCTTTATTCATCCTGAGTTCCAGTGCCGAACAATTTCTGCCACATGCATTAATGAGAACAGCCGTAATTTTTGTTGGTTTGCTTGTGGCCATGCTTGTTAATATTACGCTTTGGCCTCCCCGTTATCAGCAGCAGCTTAAAGAACAGTTGCAGAAAAGCAATCAACAGATTGTCCGTTACTTTTGCCAGGCTATTCAGGATTATGTCGAGCTTGAAGATACCCAGCCGCCGCTTCGCCTGGAATTAAAAGAAAGCGTTCATGCGATTAATAAAGAATCACGCAAACTGATGAATTTTATGAGACGGGAAGGAGAATTAGTAAAACCGGGGGCGTCAGAGCAGGAGGACTGGCTTGCTCTTGCGGAAAAACTGATCGATTATAACCAGTCTCTCCTTCGCAAAGCCGATCGGGTATATGAAATCTTGCCACCCCGCTTTGAGCGCCGGCTGCAATTAGGCTCCCCGCCCATCGCCCCAAGTTTCCGGGTTATTTTGGAATTGCTGGCAAGCAGCTGTAATACAATAACCAGAGTCAATGAAAAAATACTGTCTGTTATTATTGACGGAGCAGCTGTAGAACCTGAAGAAATTAATGAAGAATATTGGGAAAAATTAACCCAGGCCATTGAACAATTTCAAGCCGATCCTAATAATATTGATTATGTACACCCCCTGCTTGATATAGCCGTAACGGCAAATGAAATCAAATGGGCCTCACGCCAGGCGAAAAAATTATTAGCTGACATTGTCCAGCAAACAACTGACAGTCATGAAAACTAA